Proteins encoded together in one Ciona intestinalis chromosome 1, KH, whole genome shotgun sequence window:
- the LOC108949460 gene encoding proline-rich protein 11-like produces MARRFQQRRLGKKQRRTFASTVLEDTPQQKPSRKFFILSIFYTFIQYLISFFRPKINNSESNSGLTNRIEQLETTVAKLSKKIVKLEKKFSSSTPPLFSNTQAPTITLAPPPPIPPPPPPPPLGNIPALPKSKKSAQAPQKQKSSFLPAPIGISVDAIKNLKLKKVSDQQNEGSKPGAKSNKVQLVTIQDLQNVKLKRRTQQTDENKNILPLSKLKLTKSLKKTNIIRSPGGTPLVKRDENQSTGTGLTPAFTRALKKKFEAVHKTSPISIEESPKSWRC; encoded by the exons ATGGCTCGTAGATTTCAACAGCGAAGGCTTGGTAAAAAGCAACGAAG AACTTTTGCCAGCACTGTATTGGAAGACACACCCCAACAAAAACCTTCTAgaaagttttttattctttccatattttatacttttatacaataccttatttcatttttccgtccaaaaataaacaattctgAAAGCAACTCAGGATTAACAAATAGAATTGAACAACTCGAAACCACTGTCgcaaaactttcaaaaaagaTTGTAAAACTGGAAAAGAAGTTTTCATCTTCTACACCACCCCTTTTCTCTAACACACAAGCACCCACAATTACTTTAGCACCCCCTCCCCCCATTCCACCCCCACCACCACCACCTCCCCTAGGCAATATTCCTGCACTCCCAAAATCCAAGAAATCTGCCCAAGCACCCCAGAAACAAAAG AGTTCCTTTCTGCCTGCACCAATCGGTATTTCTGTTGACGCGATTAAAAACTTGAAACTAAAGAAAGTTTCCGACCAACAGAATGAAGGCAGCAAGCCTGGAGCG AAATCAAACAAAGTACAGCTGGTAACGATACAGGATTTACAGAATGTAAAGTTGAAACGACGAACACAACAAAcagatgaaaataaaaatattttgccacTAAGTAAACTCAAGTTAACAAAG TCGTTGAAGAAAACGAACATTATTCGAAGTCCCGGTGGCACACCATTGGTTAAGAGAGATGAAAACCAATCAACTGGAACTGGACTCACACCAGCGTTTACCAGAGCGTTGAAGAAAAAGTTTGAG GCGGTCCACAAAACATCTCCAATATCCATAGAAGAAAGCCCCAAGTCTTGGAGATGCTAA